One genomic segment of Arthrobacter sp. Marseille-P9274 includes these proteins:
- the rnc gene encoding ribonuclease III: MPSTEELLERLGVDIDAETLRLALTHRSYAYEHGGLPTNERLEFLGDSILGFSVTDALYRDNPELPEGDLAKRRSAVVSTRALAGIARELGIGQHILLGQGEKLTNGADKSSILADTVEALIGATYLTSGIEVARQMVMRLIAPLLADAEALGAGTDWKTSIQELAAARKMGGVEYAVQGSGPDHARTFVATLHIGGTAYGQGTGHSKKEAEQEAAAVSWRQLRAAETADA, translated from the coding sequence ATGCCTTCAACTGAAGAGCTTTTGGAGCGTCTCGGCGTCGATATCGACGCCGAGACGCTTCGTCTTGCCCTCACACATCGTTCCTACGCCTACGAGCACGGCGGCCTGCCCACCAACGAACGGCTGGAGTTCCTGGGGGATTCGATCCTCGGCTTCTCCGTGACGGACGCGCTCTACCGCGACAACCCGGAACTGCCGGAAGGCGACCTGGCCAAGCGGCGCTCCGCCGTCGTCAGTACCCGCGCACTGGCCGGGATCGCCCGCGAGCTGGGCATCGGCCAGCACATCCTGCTGGGCCAGGGCGAGAAGCTCACCAATGGAGCGGACAAGTCGTCGATCCTGGCCGACACCGTGGAGGCGCTGATCGGGGCCACCTACCTCACCAGCGGCATCGAGGTGGCCCGGCAGATGGTCATGCGGCTCATTGCGCCGCTGCTGGCGGACGCCGAAGCCCTCGGCGCCGGCACGGACTGGAAGACCAGCATCCAGGAGCTCGCCGCGGCCAGGAAGATGGGCGGCGTTGAATACGCCGTCCAGGGCTCCGGCCCGGACCACGCCCGCACCTTCGTGGCCACCCTGCACATCGGCGGCACCGCCTACGGGCAGGGCACGGGCCACTCCAAGAAGGAAGCGGAGCAGGAAGCCGCGGCAGTCTCCTGGCGCCAGCTGCGGGCCGCTGAAACCGCCGATGCCTGA
- the rpmF gene encoding 50S ribosomal protein L32 — protein MAVPKRKMSRSNTRARRSQWKATAPNLVKTVENGRVTYSLPHQAKVVTDSAGTALFLEYKGRKVADV, from the coding sequence GTGGCTGTTCCCAAGCGGAAGATGTCCCGCTCGAATACGCGCGCACGCCGTTCCCAGTGGAAGGCTACCGCCCCCAACCTGGTCAAGACCGTCGAAAACGGCCGCGTGACCTACAGCTTGCCGCACCAGGCCAAGGTTGTCACCGATTCGGCCGGTACTGCGCTGTTCCTTGAGTACAAGGGCCGCAAGGTCGCCGACGTCTAA
- a CDS encoding DUF177 domain-containing protein, whose translation MSHDQNSRLIIGVNDVGRSPGSMRTLNEHVPTPKDFGVALIGVEEGSDMELDLRLESVHEGVLVSGTATVTVKGECGRCLDPIAYEQAVRVQELFYFEGFDSQDQGPDDEEAEEQRRVEHDSIDLEPVLRDAVVTALPFQPVCREDCQGLCPECGMRLEEDPGHHHEVLDPRWAALAGLAGTVADKAPTSTESDEREES comes from the coding sequence ATGAGTCATGATCAGAATTCACGATTGATCATCGGAGTCAATGATGTCGGGCGCAGCCCCGGCAGCATGCGGACCCTGAATGAACATGTACCAACGCCGAAGGATTTCGGTGTGGCACTCATTGGCGTGGAGGAAGGCTCCGACATGGAGCTGGATCTCAGGCTTGAGTCTGTCCACGAAGGTGTCCTGGTCTCCGGCACCGCCACCGTCACCGTCAAAGGTGAATGCGGGCGCTGCCTGGATCCCATCGCCTACGAGCAGGCCGTTCGGGTGCAGGAACTCTTCTACTTCGAGGGATTTGATTCTCAGGATCAGGGCCCGGATGATGAAGAGGCTGAAGAGCAGCGGCGGGTTGAGCACGATTCCATCGATCTCGAACCGGTGTTGCGGGACGCAGTGGTGACAGCCCTGCCGTTCCAGCCGGTGTGCCGGGAAGACTGCCAAGGCTTGTGCCCTGAATGCGGGATGCGCCTTGAAGAGGATCCGGGTCACCACCATGAGGTCTTGGATCCTCGCTGGGCAGCCCTCGCCGGGCTGGCCGGCACGGTTGCCGACAAGGCACCAACAAGTACAGAGTCAGACGAGAGAGAAGAGAGTTAG
- the coaD gene encoding pantetheine-phosphate adenylyltransferase — translation MRRAVCPGSYDPLHNGHVEIIARAASMYDEVIVAVSTNYAKKYRFDLQTRLQMATQTLSYLRGVTVEPMGEGLLAEFCRSHGANVILKGLRTTQDYHYELPMAHMNRHLTGVETIFLPAESSYTHLSSTLLKEVAALGGDISEFVPKAVLERIRQEKDE, via the coding sequence ATGCGCCGCGCCGTCTGCCCCGGATCCTATGACCCCCTGCACAACGGACACGTCGAGATCATCGCCCGTGCCGCCAGCATGTACGACGAGGTCATCGTCGCCGTCTCGACCAATTACGCGAAGAAGTACCGCTTCGACCTGCAGACCCGCCTCCAGATGGCGACCCAGACCCTCTCCTACCTGCGGGGCGTCACGGTCGAGCCCATGGGGGAGGGGCTGCTCGCCGAGTTCTGCCGCAGCCACGGCGCGAACGTGATCCTCAAGGGCCTGCGGACCACGCAGGACTACCACTACGAACTGCCGATGGCGCACATGAATCGCCACCTCACCGGCGTCGAGACCATCTTCCTGCCGGCCGAGAGCAGTTACACCCACCTGTCCTCGACCCTGCTGAAGGAAGTGGCGGCGCTTGGCGGAGATATCTCGGAGTTCGTGCCGAAGGCCGTGCTGGAGCGGATCCGCCAGGAGAAGGACGAGTAG
- a CDS encoding aminotransferase class I/II-fold pyridoxal phosphate-dependent enzyme: MSRTDRTLAQGRPATTDAPWRRAAAGANLLGADGRLDATIFEEITTLAVRTGAINLGQGFPDEDGPRIMSEAARDAIASGANQYAPGKGIPALREAIAAHQQRFYGLDLDPDNQVVVTTGATEAIAAALLALTGPGDEVLTFEPFYDSYGAVIGLSGATHTTSPLAAPDFHPDLEALEAAVSGRTRVILVNNPHNPMGSVFTRAELTRIVELANRHDAIIITDEVYEHLTFGVEHVPVATLPGAAERTLTISSAGKTFSFTGWKVGWISGPAELVAAVRTVKQFLSYSSGTPFQPAVAAGLALEQDFFSGISSSLQAKRDILAEGLRAAGLEVFLPDGTYFINVDAAPLGVTDATALAYRLPELVGVAAIPVPVFCHPEGAERTKSLLRFAFCKRTEVLEEAASRLAGLGERL; the protein is encoded by the coding sequence ATGAGCAGAACCGACAGGACTTTGGCCCAGGGACGCCCCGCCACCACCGATGCACCCTGGCGGCGGGCGGCCGCCGGTGCCAACCTGCTGGGCGCCGACGGACGCCTGGACGCGACCATCTTCGAGGAGATCACCACGCTGGCCGTCCGTACCGGGGCCATCAACCTGGGGCAGGGGTTTCCGGATGAGGACGGTCCCCGGATCATGTCCGAGGCGGCCCGCGACGCCATCGCCTCCGGTGCCAACCAGTATGCGCCGGGCAAGGGCATCCCCGCGCTGCGCGAGGCCATCGCCGCGCACCAGCAGCGCTTCTACGGTTTGGACCTCGACCCCGACAACCAGGTCGTGGTGACTACCGGCGCTACCGAGGCGATCGCGGCGGCGCTGCTGGCGCTCACCGGCCCGGGCGACGAAGTCCTGACTTTCGAGCCCTTCTACGATTCATACGGCGCGGTCATCGGGCTCAGCGGCGCCACCCACACCACCAGCCCGCTGGCCGCCCCGGACTTCCATCCGGACCTCGAGGCGCTGGAGGCAGCAGTCAGCGGCCGTACCCGCGTCATCCTGGTCAATAACCCGCACAATCCGATGGGCAGCGTCTTCACGCGAGCGGAACTCACCCGGATCGTAGAGCTGGCGAACCGGCATGACGCAATCATCATCACGGACGAGGTCTACGAACACCTGACCTTCGGCGTCGAGCACGTCCCGGTAGCCACCCTGCCCGGAGCCGCCGAACGCACCCTGACCATCTCCTCCGCGGGGAAGACCTTCTCCTTCACGGGCTGGAAGGTCGGCTGGATTAGCGGCCCCGCCGAACTCGTTGCGGCCGTCCGGACCGTTAAGCAGTTCCTGAGCTATTCCTCCGGCACGCCGTTCCAGCCCGCGGTGGCAGCGGGGCTGGCCCTGGAGCAGGACTTCTTCAGCGGCATCTCCTCGAGCCTGCAGGCCAAGCGGGACATCCTCGCCGAGGGGCTGCGCGCCGCCGGCCTGGAGGTCTTCCTGCCGGACGGCACCTACTTCATCAACGTCGACGCCGCACCGCTGGGCGTCACGGACGCCACCGCCCTGGCTTACCGGCTGCCCGAACTGGTCGGCGTCGCCGCCATTCCGGTCCCGGTCTTCTGCCACCCGGAAGGAGCAGAACGCACCAAGTCGCTGCTGCGCTTCGCCTTCTGCAAGCGCACGGAAGTCCTCGAGGAAGCCGCGTCCCGGCTCGCCGGGCTCGGGGAACGGCTCTAA
- a CDS encoding spermidine synthase, whose product MAGRFLRGAGLHAEIFPDERIPGSYILAIGGAEQSHVNLKHPREVFYEYLRRIANVADLAAPPGAPMRCLHLGAGALTLARYLQATRPGSEQHAVELERELLDFVVDQLPLPEGTDLTVYIGDARHEVAFGDVDGPFDLVVLDVFAGEDAPEHLATADFYAELLELLSPRGVLLVNIGDDPPLAFAKRQLGAVLESTPHAALLADASMFSCRHPGNVVVAARREPWPQEWTAALLAAGPHPAGVLTGAELRSFAG is encoded by the coding sequence GTGGCCGGGCGCTTCCTGCGCGGCGCGGGGCTGCATGCAGAGATCTTTCCCGACGAACGGATTCCCGGCAGCTACATCCTCGCGATCGGCGGCGCCGAGCAGTCGCATGTGAACCTGAAGCACCCGCGGGAGGTCTTCTACGAGTACCTGCGGCGGATCGCCAACGTCGCGGACCTCGCGGCGCCGCCGGGGGCGCCCATGCGCTGCCTGCATTTGGGCGCCGGGGCGCTGACGCTGGCGCGCTACCTGCAGGCGACCAGGCCGGGTTCCGAACAGCACGCGGTGGAACTCGAACGCGAGCTGCTGGATTTCGTCGTCGACCAGTTGCCCCTGCCCGAGGGCACGGACCTGACCGTGTACATTGGCGACGCCCGGCACGAGGTGGCGTTCGGCGACGTCGACGGTCCATTCGACCTGGTCGTCCTGGACGTTTTCGCGGGCGAGGATGCACCGGAGCACCTGGCGACGGCGGATTTCTACGCCGAACTTCTGGAACTGCTGTCGCCGCGCGGCGTGCTGCTGGTGAACATCGGCGACGACCCGCCGCTCGCCTTCGCCAAGCGCCAGCTCGGCGCGGTGCTCGAGTCCACGCCGCATGCCGCACTACTGGCGGACGCCTCCATGTTCAGCTGCCGCCACCCCGGGAACGTGGTCGTCGCGGCGCGGCGCGAACCCTGGCCGCAGGAGTGGACGGCGGCGCTGCTCGCGGCCGGGCCGCATCCGGCCGGCGTACTGACCGGAGCCGAGCTCAGGAGTTTTGCGGGCTGA
- the rsmD gene encoding 16S rRNA (guanine(966)-N(2))-methyltransferase RsmD, with protein MSRIIAGTAGGLALANVPGSATRPTTDRVKEALFSRLEAYDVLHDAVVLDLYAGSGALGVECASRGAARVELVEQADKAASVCRRNADQVNTVLRRRVVQVHRTGVEGFLTKLDAGGHFNLVLMDPPYPLTEDKLAHVLGLLVPVLAEGAVVVVERSSRSPQPQWPAGLECFSDRKYGETQLWFAEPAGVSPQNS; from the coding sequence ATGAGCCGGATCATTGCAGGCACGGCCGGGGGACTGGCGCTGGCGAACGTACCGGGTTCCGCGACCAGACCGACCACGGACCGGGTGAAGGAGGCGTTGTTCTCCCGGCTGGAGGCCTACGATGTCCTGCACGACGCGGTCGTGCTTGACCTCTACGCGGGCTCGGGGGCACTCGGCGTCGAATGCGCCAGCCGGGGCGCCGCACGGGTGGAGCTGGTCGAGCAGGCGGACAAGGCGGCGTCCGTATGCCGGCGCAACGCCGACCAGGTCAACACCGTGCTGCGGCGCCGCGTGGTCCAGGTGCACCGGACCGGGGTCGAAGGGTTCTTGACGAAACTGGACGCCGGGGGCCACTTCAACCTGGTGCTGATGGACCCGCCCTATCCGCTCACTGAGGACAAGCTCGCCCACGTCCTCGGGCTCCTGGTGCCGGTCCTCGCGGAGGGCGCAGTCGTCGTAGTCGAACGTTCGTCGCGCTCGCCGCAGCCGCAATGGCCCGCCGGGCTGGAATGCTTCTCCGACCGCAAGTACGGGGAAACACAGCTGTGGTTCGCCGAACCCGCCGGGGTCAGCCCGCAAAACTCCTGA
- a CDS encoding ATP-dependent DNA helicase RecG gives MTDRQPPELALPLERRVGKRTASILEKHLGLRATADLLNYFPRKYLKRGELTPIADLPMDEDVTLVARVLSSRSRQMRARKGSITDVVVTDGLGGRHSSVALTFFNAYRAAKELTPGTLAMFAGKVSTYRDSLTLTNPEYVLLGDESEFDAEAVRRPVPVYPATAKVASWRIRSAVEVLLDSVDFDKVPDPVPADIAIRDRLYSLRDAYRNIHRPDEFETALKAQDRFRYQEALILQTALARRRAQAAAEEATARPHKPGGLLERFDASLPFTLTAGQREVGETLSGELAADNPMNRLLQGEVGSGKTLVALRAMLQVIDAGGQAALLAPTEVLAGQHYDSIRRTLGPLAEAGMLGGDADGTRAVLLTGSVTGSARRKILLDIASGEAGIIIGTHALLSDEVQYFDLGLIVVDEQHRFGVEQRDALRSRAVRPPHLLVMTATPIPRTVAMTVFGDLETSVLRELPAGRAPISTHMVGLAEHPAWGTRIWERAREEIDAGRQVYVVCPKIGDGESEDPASLEPTADDDEEGRPLASVQQTVQSLASLPALSGVRIGMLHGRLDPEDKSATMAAFAEGLLDLLVSTTVIEVGVDVHNATLMVIQDADRFGISQLHQLRGRVGRGGLPGTCLLVTQLEPGHPSRDRLQAVASTTDGFALSQEDLKLRREGDILGSTQSGGKSTLKLLRVIKDEPIIEQARRDAAAIIEHDALLGDYPELAEAIELYLNPEKEAFLERG, from the coding sequence ATGACTGATCGGCAACCCCCGGAACTGGCGCTGCCCCTCGAGCGCCGGGTCGGCAAACGCACCGCCAGTATCCTGGAGAAGCACCTCGGCCTGCGGGCCACCGCGGACCTGCTCAACTACTTCCCGCGCAAGTACCTCAAGCGCGGGGAGCTGACGCCTATTGCCGACCTCCCGATGGACGAAGACGTAACCCTCGTGGCGCGCGTCCTGAGCAGCCGCTCCCGCCAGATGCGCGCCCGCAAAGGGTCGATCACCGATGTTGTTGTCACCGACGGCCTCGGCGGCAGGCACAGCTCGGTCGCGCTCACCTTCTTTAACGCCTACCGCGCGGCCAAGGAGCTGACGCCCGGCACGCTGGCCATGTTCGCCGGCAAGGTCTCCACCTACCGGGACAGCCTGACGCTGACCAACCCGGAGTACGTGCTGCTCGGCGATGAATCCGAGTTCGACGCCGAGGCCGTCCGCCGCCCGGTGCCGGTCTATCCCGCGACGGCCAAGGTGGCGAGCTGGCGGATCAGATCGGCGGTCGAGGTCCTGCTGGACAGTGTCGACTTCGACAAGGTCCCTGACCCGGTGCCGGCCGACATCGCCATCCGGGACCGGCTTTACTCGCTGCGCGACGCCTACCGCAACATCCACCGGCCGGACGAGTTCGAGACCGCGCTGAAGGCCCAGGACCGGTTCCGCTACCAGGAGGCGCTGATCCTGCAGACCGCCCTGGCCCGCCGACGCGCGCAGGCGGCCGCGGAGGAGGCCACCGCCCGCCCGCACAAGCCCGGCGGCCTGCTGGAGCGGTTCGACGCGTCGCTGCCGTTCACACTGACGGCGGGCCAGCGCGAGGTCGGCGAAACCCTGTCCGGCGAACTCGCCGCCGACAACCCGATGAACCGCCTGCTGCAGGGCGAGGTGGGCTCCGGCAAGACGCTGGTGGCCCTGCGTGCCATGCTGCAGGTCATCGACGCGGGCGGGCAGGCCGCGCTGCTGGCGCCGACCGAAGTCCTCGCCGGCCAGCACTACGACTCGATCCGGCGCACCCTGGGACCGCTGGCCGAGGCCGGCATGCTCGGCGGCGACGCGGACGGGACCCGCGCGGTGCTGCTCACCGGATCGGTGACCGGCTCCGCCCGCCGGAAGATCCTGCTGGACATCGCCTCCGGCGAGGCCGGCATCATCATCGGAACCCACGCCTTGCTCTCCGACGAGGTGCAGTATTTCGACCTGGGCCTGATCGTCGTGGACGAACAGCACCGCTTCGGCGTCGAACAGCGGGACGCCCTCCGTTCCCGCGCCGTGCGCCCGCCGCACCTGCTCGTGATGACGGCGACCCCGATCCCGAGGACCGTAGCGATGACCGTGTTCGGCGACCTCGAAACATCCGTGCTGCGCGAGCTGCCGGCGGGCCGGGCACCCATCAGCACCCACATGGTGGGCCTCGCCGAGCACCCGGCCTGGGGCACGCGCATTTGGGAGCGGGCCAGGGAAGAGATCGACGCCGGGCGGCAGGTCTACGTTGTCTGTCCCAAGATCGGGGACGGCGAGAGCGAGGATCCCGCGTCGCTGGAGCCGACGGCGGACGACGATGAGGAAGGGCGGCCGCTGGCATCCGTGCAGCAGACCGTCCAGTCGCTCGCCTCGCTCCCGGCGCTCTCCGGGGTGCGGATCGGGATGCTGCACGGGCGGCTCGACCCGGAGGATAAGAGCGCCACGATGGCCGCGTTCGCCGAAGGCCTGCTGGACCTGCTGGTTTCCACCACCGTGATCGAGGTCGGCGTCGACGTGCACAATGCCACGCTCATGGTGATCCAGGATGCGGACCGGTTCGGCATTTCGCAGCTGCACCAGCTGCGCGGCCGCGTGGGCCGCGGCGGGCTGCCGGGGACCTGCCTGCTGGTCACCCAGCTGGAGCCCGGCCATCCCAGCCGGGACCGGCTCCAGGCCGTGGCATCGACGACGGACGGCTTCGCCCTGTCGCAGGAGGACCTGAAGCTGCGCCGCGAAGGCGACATCCTCGGCTCGACGCAGTCCGGCGGCAAGTCCACGCTGAAGCTGCTGCGGGTCATCAAGGACGAACCCATCATCGAACAGGCGCGCCGGGATGCGGCGGCAATTATCGAGCACGACGCGCTGCTCGGAGACTACCCGGAACTGGCCGAGGCGATCGAGCTTTACCTGAACCCGGAGAAGGAGGCGTTCCTTGAGCGGGGCTGA
- a CDS encoding DAK2 domain-containing protein yields the protein MKRWLGKAEVVLGNHSDRLNAINIFPVADGDTGTNLYLTVRSAALAAAEAETTDVGELLAAAGQAAMEDARGNSGTLFSVFLSALSEPLHGTTRMTGPLLAAALQRAEIRCWSALSDPVPGTMLSVIEAVSRAANAGDPVHAGDHSNHALAATLEAVVGAALEAVVETEDQLGPLAAAQVVDAGAVGFLLILDTLRASALGQELQPELLDGLHGYSVQDPHIHLDHAHEGVEVMCTINLSPLDAATLRLQLDELGDSVILSAVTEVEGGYRWRIHAHVPAADPALAAIRSFGEPSNLSVTDLAAAPAYEAHD from the coding sequence TTGAAACGCTGGCTCGGCAAAGCGGAAGTAGTACTGGGCAATCACAGCGACAGGCTGAACGCGATCAACATTTTCCCGGTCGCGGACGGTGACACCGGAACCAACCTCTACCTCACCGTCCGGTCCGCGGCCCTCGCGGCCGCCGAGGCGGAGACCACGGACGTGGGCGAGCTGCTGGCAGCCGCGGGCCAGGCGGCGATGGAGGATGCCCGGGGCAACAGCGGTACCCTGTTCTCGGTTTTCCTCTCGGCGCTGTCCGAGCCGCTGCACGGGACCACCCGGATGACCGGCCCGCTGCTGGCCGCGGCGCTGCAGCGGGCGGAGATCCGCTGCTGGTCGGCCCTGAGCGACCCGGTGCCGGGCACCATGCTGTCCGTGATCGAGGCGGTCTCCCGCGCGGCCAATGCCGGGGACCCGGTGCATGCCGGCGACCATTCGAACCATGCCCTGGCCGCCACGCTGGAGGCGGTTGTCGGCGCGGCCCTGGAAGCGGTGGTGGAGACGGAGGACCAGCTGGGCCCGCTGGCCGCCGCACAGGTGGTGGACGCCGGCGCCGTGGGCTTCCTGCTCATCCTCGATACCCTCCGGGCGAGCGCCCTTGGCCAGGAGCTCCAGCCGGAACTGCTGGACGGGCTCCACGGGTACAGCGTGCAGGACCCGCACATCCACCTGGACCATGCCCACGAGGGTGTCGAGGTCATGTGCACCATCAACCTCAGTCCGCTGGACGCCGCGACGCTGCGGCTGCAGCTGGACGAGCTGGGGGACTCCGTGATCCTCAGCGCCGTAACGGAGGTGGAGGGCGGCTACCGCTGGCGGATCCACGCCCACGTTCCCGCCGCTGACCCGGCGCTGGCCGCCATCCGGTCCTTCGGGGAGCCGAGTAACCTGTCCGTGACGGACCTTGCGGCCGCGCCGGCCTACGAGGCCCATGACTGA
- a CDS encoding DUF3515 domain-containing protein encodes MPRNPSVKRVPLLLLGAGVILAASACSPIVDVDPAEDAANPACAPMMVILPQFVADFPRRETSSQATAAWGDPSRVILRCGVPAPGPTTDQCVNVNGIDWVLREGDGSWTAVTYGRTPATELVFNPDEVAESTILVDLADAAAKIPQTDRCLGAGDTLDVP; translated from the coding sequence ATGCCCCGAAATCCGTCCGTCAAGCGCGTGCCCCTCCTGCTCCTCGGTGCCGGGGTGATCCTGGCGGCCTCCGCGTGTTCCCCGATCGTGGATGTCGATCCGGCCGAAGACGCGGCCAACCCGGCCTGCGCTCCCATGATGGTCATACTCCCCCAGTTTGTTGCCGACTTCCCGCGCCGCGAGACCTCCAGCCAGGCGACGGCCGCCTGGGGCGACCCGTCCCGCGTGATCCTCAGGTGCGGTGTTCCGGCCCCCGGTCCGACGACGGACCAGTGCGTCAACGTCAACGGGATCGACTGGGTGCTGCGCGAAGGCGACGGCTCCTGGACCGCCGTCACCTACGGACGTACCCCGGCCACCGAACTGGTCTTCAATCCGGACGAGGTGGCGGAAAGCACCATCCTGGTGGACCTGGCGGACGCCGCGGCGAAGATCCCGCAGACCGACCGGTGCTTGGGCGCCGGCGACACCCTCGACGTTCCGTAG
- a CDS encoding D-alanine--D-alanine ligase family protein, translated as MTLTSFDATEPESGTKPRVAVLFGGRSSEHSVSCVTAAGVLAAIDKDKYDVVPVGIARNGQWVLVSGNPQEWTLTAGQLPEVPDSAEHVMLAARDSAAELLVRTGPESTRSMGRIDVVLPLLHGPFGEDGTLQGMLEMADVRYVGAGVLASAVGMDKHFMKLAFAAAGLEVGPYEVITDRQWQRDPEAALQRAAALDFPVFVKPARAGSSMGITRVTEPAQLRSAVETAREHDPKVVVEAGIPGREIEVAVLQGRGIEDPRTSLPGEIAVQPGEHAFYDFEAKYVDGAAAALSCPAELPDDATARVRELAARAFDAVGAEGLSRADFFYTPDGGLIINEINTMPGFTPISMYPQMWAKSGLPYTELIDELIHLALSRPIGLR; from the coding sequence GTGACTTTGACTTCTTTCGACGCGACCGAGCCGGAATCCGGCACCAAGCCCCGCGTGGCCGTGCTGTTCGGCGGCCGTTCCAGCGAACATTCGGTCAGCTGCGTGACCGCGGCGGGCGTGCTCGCCGCCATTGACAAGGACAAGTACGACGTCGTTCCCGTGGGGATCGCGCGGAACGGCCAGTGGGTGCTGGTCAGCGGAAATCCGCAGGAGTGGACGCTTACGGCCGGTCAGCTGCCGGAGGTTCCGGACTCGGCGGAGCATGTGATGCTGGCCGCGCGGGATTCGGCCGCGGAGCTGCTGGTTCGGACCGGCCCCGAATCGACCCGGAGCATGGGCCGGATCGACGTGGTGCTGCCGCTGCTGCACGGCCCCTTCGGCGAGGACGGCACGCTGCAGGGCATGCTGGAGATGGCGGACGTCCGCTATGTCGGCGCGGGGGTGCTCGCGTCCGCCGTGGGGATGGACAAGCACTTCATGAAGCTGGCCTTCGCCGCCGCCGGGCTCGAGGTCGGACCCTACGAGGTCATCACGGACCGGCAGTGGCAGCGGGACCCGGAGGCGGCGCTGCAGCGCGCCGCCGCGCTGGACTTCCCGGTGTTCGTCAAGCCCGCCCGGGCCGGTTCCTCCATGGGGATCACCCGGGTGACGGAGCCCGCGCAGCTGCGGTCCGCCGTCGAAACCGCCCGCGAGCATGATCCCAAGGTGGTCGTGGAAGCCGGAATCCCCGGGCGGGAGATCGAGGTCGCCGTCCTGCAGGGCCGCGGCATCGAGGACCCGCGCACCAGCCTGCCGGGCGAGATCGCGGTGCAGCCGGGCGAGCATGCGTTCTACGATTTCGAAGCCAAGTACGTGGACGGCGCGGCGGCCGCGCTGAGCTGCCCCGCCGAGCTGCCTGACGATGCGACCGCGCGGGTGCGGGAGCTGGCTGCCCGGGCCTTCGACGCCGTGGGAGCCGAAGGACTCTCGCGGGCAGACTTCTTCTACACACCCGACGGCGGGCTGATCATCAACGAGATCAACACGATGCCCGGCTTCACGCCGATCAGCATGTACCCGCAGATGTGGGCGAAGTCCGGGTTGCCGTACACGGAGCTGATCGACGAGCTGATCCACCTGGCGCTCAGCCGGCCCATCGGGCTGCGCTAG
- a CDS encoding NAD(P)H-dependent glycerol-3-phosphate dehydrogenase, producing MSARAGLPAAVAVLGAGSWGTTFAKVVADAHPELEVRLWARRAEVAEEINTSHLNSKYLKDIVLPENLGASADVAKVLAGADLVVLAVPAQTLRPQLAGWKPLLGDTAVVVSLMKGLERGTDARMSEVIKEELGLPDERVAVISGPNLAMEIARKEPTASVVACTDREVAQWIANTCTARYFRPYTNTDVVGVEIGGIVKNVIALCVGICDGKHMGDNTKASVITRGLAETTRLTLALGGEVETMAGLAGLGDLVATCSSPLSRNHTAGRLLGEGLSLDEVTLRMTQTAEGIKSGRAVLDLANHMGVEMPITESVVAVLEGEISVEDLAPRLLTRELKSEGEQDQ from the coding sequence GTGAGCGCGCGGGCCGGCCTGCCGGCCGCGGTAGCCGTGCTCGGCGCCGGCAGCTGGGGCACCACGTTTGCCAAGGTCGTTGCCGACGCGCATCCGGAACTGGAGGTGCGCCTCTGGGCGCGCCGGGCCGAGGTCGCGGAGGAGATCAATACCAGCCACCTCAACTCCAAGTACCTCAAGGACATCGTCCTGCCGGAGAACCTCGGTGCCTCCGCGGATGTGGCCAAGGTGCTCGCCGGCGCGGACCTGGTGGTCCTGGCCGTTCCGGCCCAAACCCTGCGCCCGCAGCTGGCGGGCTGGAAACCCCTGCTGGGGGACACCGCCGTCGTTGTTTCCCTGATGAAGGGGCTGGAACGAGGCACGGACGCGCGCATGAGCGAGGTGATCAAGGAGGAGCTCGGCCTGCCGGACGAGCGGGTGGCCGTCATCTCGGGACCGAACCTGGCGATGGAGATCGCCCGGAAGGAACCCACCGCCTCCGTGGTCGCGTGCACGGACCGCGAGGTCGCCCAGTGGATCGCGAACACCTGCACCGCCCGCTACTTCCGGCCGTACACCAACACGGACGTGGTCGGCGTGGAGATCGGCGGGATCGTCAAGAACGTGATCGCGCTCTGCGTCGGCATCTGCGACGGCAAGCACATGGGCGACAACACCAAGGCCTCCGTCATCACCCGCGGCCTCGCCGAAACCACGCGGCTGACCCTCGCCCTGGGCGGGGAGGTCGAAACCATGGCCGGACTCGCCGGCCTGGGCGACCTGGTGGCGACATGTTCCTCGCCGCTTTCGCGCAACCACACCGCCGGCCGGCTGCTGGGCGAGGGGCTGAGCCTCGATGAGGTCACCCTGCGCATGACCCAGACGGCCGAAGGCATCAAGTCCGGCCGCGCGGTGCTTGACCTGGCCAACCACATGGGCGTGGAGATGCCGATTACCGAAAGCGTCGTGGCCGTGCTGGAGGGGGAGATCTCCGTCGAGGACCTCGCACCGCGGCTGCTGACCCGTGAACTCAAATCAGAAGGCGAACAGGACCAGTGA